A genomic stretch from Coffea arabica cultivar ET-39 chromosome 10c, Coffea Arabica ET-39 HiFi, whole genome shotgun sequence includes:
- the LOC113713396 gene encoding GPN-loop GTPase QQT1 isoform X1 — protein sequence MVFGQVVIGPPGSGKTTYCNGMSQFLNLIGRKVAVVNLDPANDALPYECAVNIEDLVKLEDVMAEHSLGPNGGLVYCMDYLEKNIDWLESKLKPLIKDHYLLFDFPGQVELFFLHANAKRVIMKLIKRLNLRLTAVHLVDAHLCSDPGKYISALLLCLSTMVHLELPHVNVLSKIDLIESYGRLAFNLDFYTDVQDLSYLQHHLDQDPRSAKYRKLTKELCEVIESYGLVNFTTLDIQDKESVGNLVKLIDKSNGYIFAGIEESAVEFSKIAVGPVDWDYYRVAAVQEKYMKDDEDLDLGNNKD from the exons atggTATTTGGTCAAGTGGTGATCGGCCCACCTGGCTCAGGCAAGACTACTTACTGCAACGGCATGTCTCAGTTCCTAAATCTCATCGGACG AAAGGTTGCTGTTGTCAATCTAGATCCTGCAAATGATGCTTTGCC ATATGAATGCGCTGTGAATATTGAGGATCTTGTAAAACTTGAAGATGTTATGGCTGAGCATTCTCTTGGTCCGAATGGAG GTCTTGTTTACTGCATGGACTATTTGGAGAAGAATATCGACTGGTTGGAATCCAAATTGAAGCCGCTTATTAAAG ATCATTATCTTCTGTTTGATTTCCCTGGTCAAGTGGAGTTATTTTTCCTCCATGCGAATGCAAAAAGAGTCATCATGAAACTCATAAAGAGATTAAACCTAAGG TTGACTGCAGTGCATTTGGTTGATGCTCATCTTTGTAGTGATCCTGGGAAGTATATCAGTGCATTGCTTCTGTGCTTATCGACCATGGTGCACTTGGAACTTCCTCATGTTAATGTCTTGTCTAAGATTGATCTAATTGAAAGCTATGGAAGGCTAG CTTTCAACCTGGACTTTTATACAGATGTACAAGATTTATCTTATTTGCAGCATCACCTTGATCAGGATCCCAGGTCAGCTAAGTACAG AAAACTTACAAAGGAGCTCTGTGAAGTAATAGAAAGTTATGGACTAGTCAATTTCACGACATTGGATATTCAG GACAAAGAAAGCGTGGGTAATCTAGTGAAGTTGATTGATAAGAGCAATGGTTATATTTTTGCTGGCATAGAAGAAAGCGCTGTTGAGTTTAGCAAGATTGCAGTTGGCCCTGTTGATTGGGATTACTATAGA GTTGCAGCAGTGCAGGAGAAATACATGAAGGATGATGAAGATTTAGATCTTGGCAACAACAAAGACTGA
- the LOC113713396 gene encoding GPN-loop GTPase QQT1 isoform X2 encodes MVFGQVVIGPPGSGKTTYCNGMSQFLNLIGRKVAVVNLDPANDALPYECAVNIEDLVKLEDVMAEHSLGPNGGLVYCMDYLEKNIDWLESKLKPLIKAFNLDFYTDVQDLSYLQHHLDQDPRSAKYRKLTKELCEVIESYGLVNFTTLDIQDKESVGNLVKLIDKSNGYIFAGIEESAVEFSKIAVGPVDWDYYRVAAVQEKYMKDDEDLDLGNNKD; translated from the exons atggTATTTGGTCAAGTGGTGATCGGCCCACCTGGCTCAGGCAAGACTACTTACTGCAACGGCATGTCTCAGTTCCTAAATCTCATCGGACG AAAGGTTGCTGTTGTCAATCTAGATCCTGCAAATGATGCTTTGCC ATATGAATGCGCTGTGAATATTGAGGATCTTGTAAAACTTGAAGATGTTATGGCTGAGCATTCTCTTGGTCCGAATGGAG GTCTTGTTTACTGCATGGACTATTTGGAGAAGAATATCGACTGGTTGGAATCCAAATTGAAGCCGCTTATTAAAG CTTTCAACCTGGACTTTTATACAGATGTACAAGATTTATCTTATTTGCAGCATCACCTTGATCAGGATCCCAGGTCAGCTAAGTACAG AAAACTTACAAAGGAGCTCTGTGAAGTAATAGAAAGTTATGGACTAGTCAATTTCACGACATTGGATATTCAG GACAAAGAAAGCGTGGGTAATCTAGTGAAGTTGATTGATAAGAGCAATGGTTATATTTTTGCTGGCATAGAAGAAAGCGCTGTTGAGTTTAGCAAGATTGCAGTTGGCCCTGTTGATTGGGATTACTATAGA GTTGCAGCAGTGCAGGAGAAATACATGAAGGATGATGAAGATTTAGATCTTGGCAACAACAAAGACTGA